Proteins from a genomic interval of Paenibacillus sp. RC334:
- a CDS encoding TetR/AcrR family transcriptional regulator, whose protein sequence is MNEDIRIYKTKIAIERALIELLQQNDFKDITIKKICDQSLIGRSTFYSHFLDKYDLLEKIVKQYASDFKIEIEQRFVSMEDGKVANAIELVTDKMIKNKLEISTLLAVHEVTADLRKEFEQILFRTCLAYLKQQMSSSSIALEYLAELYAANSMMSIHWVLKNGKDANIILFLDQMQEYIFNQLRS, encoded by the coding sequence ATGAATGAAGATATCAGAATTTACAAAACAAAAATCGCTATTGAACGAGCTCTCATTGAATTACTCCAACAAAATGATTTTAAAGATATTACGATCAAAAAAATTTGTGATCAATCTCTTATCGGACGTTCTACTTTTTATAGTCATTTTTTGGATAAGTACGACTTGCTAGAAAAAATAGTTAAACAGTATGCTTCTGATTTTAAAATTGAGATTGAACAGCGTTTTGTTTCAATGGAAGATGGCAAAGTGGCCAATGCCATAGAACTTGTAACCGATAAAATGATTAAAAATAAGCTCGAGATTTCAACATTATTGGCCGTTCATGAGGTAACAGCTGATCTACGTAAGGAATTTGAACAAATTTTGTTTAGGACTTGCTTAGCTTATTTAAAGCAACAGATGTCTTCAAGTTCGATCGCATTGGAGTATTTAGCTGAACTATATGCTGCTAACTCCATGATGTCTATTCATTGGGTTTTGAAAAATGGCAAAGATGCTAACATCATTCTTTTTTTAGATCAAATGCAGGAATATATTTTTAACCAGTTACGATCCTAA
- a CDS encoding protein adenylyltransferase SelO, with the protein MTEKKEIEDTGWNFDNSYIHLPETLYTRLKPTPVRLPKRVILNDPLAKSLGLNGAALRSNDSAAVLAGNEVPEGAVPLAQAYAGHQFGHFNMLGDGRAVLLGEQITPLGERVDIQLKGSGRTPYSRRGDGRAGLGPMLREYIISEAMHALGIATTRSLAVVTTGESLIRETEQPGAVLTRVAASHLRVGTFQYVAALGNTQDLRALADYTLQRHYPEAYGDENRYLFLLQEVIKRQAGLIAKWQLVGFIHGVMNTDNMALSGETIDYGPCAFLDTYDPETVFSSIDVQGRYAYGNQPSIAAWNLARFAETLLPLLHDNEAQAIKLAEDAIADFTEMYHRNWLMGMRAKLGIFNEELQDLSIIEGLLSIMQKYRADYTNTFRALTLDKLEDAVLYGTEEFAQWHEQWQARLGRQQETKASSQQLMRSSNPALIPRNHRVEEALEAAVKQEDYSVMERLLGVLANPYAYSPEQADYSTLPEVSTLPYRTFCGT; encoded by the coding sequence ATGACGGAGAAAAAAGAAATAGAAGATACAGGGTGGAACTTCGACAACAGTTATATTCATCTGCCGGAAACATTGTATACAAGGCTCAAGCCAACTCCTGTACGCTTACCGAAACGGGTCATTCTTAATGACCCATTGGCAAAATCTCTTGGGTTGAACGGCGCAGCGCTGCGAAGCAATGATAGCGCTGCGGTTCTTGCAGGCAACGAGGTTCCCGAAGGTGCAGTACCTCTTGCTCAAGCTTATGCAGGACATCAATTCGGGCATTTTAACATGTTAGGAGACGGCCGGGCAGTGCTGCTTGGCGAACAGATTACTCCCCTGGGCGAGCGGGTGGATATTCAGCTTAAGGGTTCAGGCAGAACTCCATACTCCCGCAGGGGCGATGGCCGGGCGGGACTTGGGCCGATGCTGCGCGAATATATCATCAGTGAAGCTATGCATGCGCTTGGCATTGCTACCACCCGCAGCTTGGCGGTGGTTACAACCGGTGAGTCATTAATCCGGGAAACCGAGCAGCCGGGTGCCGTTCTGACTCGTGTGGCGGCCAGTCATCTGCGCGTCGGAACCTTTCAATACGTCGCAGCATTGGGCAATACCCAGGATCTCCGGGCCCTGGCAGATTACACATTGCAAAGACATTATCCGGAGGCTTACGGTGATGAGAACCGTTATCTTTTCTTGCTACAAGAAGTGATCAAACGTCAGGCAGGGCTGATTGCCAAATGGCAGCTCGTCGGCTTTATTCACGGGGTGATGAACACCGACAATATGGCCCTCAGCGGAGAAACGATTGATTATGGTCCTTGCGCCTTCCTGGATACCTATGATCCTGAGACGGTATTCAGTTCCATTGACGTTCAGGGCCGTTATGCCTATGGCAATCAGCCCAGTATTGCCGCTTGGAATCTGGCGAGATTTGCTGAGACCCTCCTGCCGCTGCTGCATGACAACGAGGCGCAGGCTATAAAACTGGCCGAGGATGCAATTGCAGATTTTACCGAGATGTATCACCGTAATTGGCTCATGGGAATGAGGGCGAAGCTGGGTATTTTTAATGAAGAGTTGCAGGATCTATCTATTATTGAAGGCCTTCTCAGTATCATGCAAAAGTATCGTGCGGACTACACCAATACCTTCCGTGCCTTAACTTTGGACAAGCTTGAAGATGCAGTCCTGTATGGCACTGAGGAATTTGCCCAGTGGCATGAACAGTGGCAGGCAAGACTGGGTAGACAGCAGGAAACGAAAGCCTCTTCGCAACAACTGATGCGCAGCAGTAATCCTGCGTTAATCCCACGCAACCACCGGGTAGAAGAAGCACTGGAAGCGGCGGTTAAACAAGAAGACTACAGTGTGATGGAGCGGCTTCTTGGAGTTCTTGCGAATCCTTACGCGTACTCTCCCGAACAGGCTGATTACTCAACACTGCCTGAGGTATCCACCCTTCCTTATCGAACCTTTTGCGGTACCTGA